TTGGATGCGCCGACACGATGTTCGGGATCCGGATCATGTTGGAGACAGGCTGGAGCTGGTCAGGCTTGTAGGTGAGGTTCTTGAAGATGCTGTAGGCGATCGCGTTCGGACCGGGATTGCCGATCAGGATGGTGTGGCCGTCGGCCTTGGAGCGAACCACCTCGGCCGTTCCGATCGTGCCGCCGCCGCCCGAGCGGTTTTCGACGACTGCGGTCTGGCCCCAGGCGGATTGGAGATGAGCGGCGAGCAATCGGCCCATCACATCGGTCGAGCCGCCGGCTGCGGCGGGCACGATGATGCGGACGTTCTCCGTCGGCTTCCAATCGGCAAGGCTCGATCGCGGCAGGATCGCTGCGGCCGTCAGGCCAGCGGCACCGGTGAGCACGCCGCGGCGGGACAACAATCTCGTCGGAAGCTTGTTGGGCACGAATCCACTCCCTGCTTTTTATTTTGCAGGGAGCGTAGGGAACCCGATGCACAACGGCAAGTCGCCGGCGAGGATGCGCGTCGTGCGAAGAGCGTCACGACGCCGCAGGCAGAGAGTGTGAGCTCACGATCTCAGTTGAAGCTGAGCAGCTTGAACAGCGGCGCGAGGTAGCTCATCTCCTGACCCGACGTCGGCGTGGTGCGGCTGATGGAGTCGAAGATCTTGCCGTCCTGAAGGCCGTAATTCGCAAGCCGGCGCACGCGCCGGTTCTTGTCGAAATAGATCGCGATCACGCGCTGATCGACCACCTTCTGGTTCATGAAGGCGACCGGGCGCTCCGAGCGCTGCGAGATGTAATAGAACACCTCGCCGTCCAGCGTCGCGACGGTGGAGGGCGTGCCCATCACGATCAGCACCTGATCCTGGCTCGCGCCGATCGGAATCTGCTCGAGCGCGCCCGGCGGCAGGATATAGCCCTTCTGGAATTGCTCGCCGGTGCAGCCTGCAAGCGCGGCGCCAACCAGCGTCACGGCCGCGAGCATGCGCAGGCCACGCCAGCGTGCATAGAGGCTGCGCCGCGGAGTTGCGCGCAGGCTGGTCTGGTTCGTTGTCGTCATAGCGGAACTGATTCCGTCCCCTTGCGTCGCGCGAGGCGCTGAAGTACCGGGCTGGGCGTCTTTATGCAACTCGCGCGCGCCCGCTTGCGGAAACCACAATGCTTTGGCCGTTCAATCACTTCAGGAAACCCCGGCTAGCCCTGGCCGGCACCATTGAAGCCATCTATGGCATGATCGTGACGCAGGCGCGAGAACCCAAATTTTACCGGGACTTGGGCGTGCCTGACACGGTTAATGGCCGTTTCGACCTGTTGCTGCTGCACCTGTGGCTGTTGCTGCGGCGGCTGCGGACTGTCGCCCAGGGCGGTGCGGAGCTGTCGCAGGGCCTGTTCGACCGCTTCTGCGAGGACATGGACGACAATCTGCGCGAGATGGGCGTGGGCGACCAGACCGTCCCGAAGCGGATGCGGGCCTTCGGCGAGGCATTTTACGGCCGCGTCCAGGCCTACGACCAGGCGATCGCGGCGGGCACCGAGGCGCTGGCGCAGGCGATCTGCAAGAATATCTTGAATGGCGCAGGGCTGGATCAGGCGCGGCGGCTCGCCGCCTACGCGATAGCGGCTGACGCCGACCTCGGCCAGGCCGGCGATGCCGCCCTGTTGCAGGGCTCCTTCAGGTTTCCCGCGCCGCTTCGGGAGGATGAGACATCATGAACAGATCGATCACCGGGGCCGGGCCGGATCCCTGGCGTTCACCCGTCATGGTGGCGCAAATTCCCGATACCGGGCTTCATCGTGAACTCGAAGCCTCGGAGGCCGAGCGTCGGGCCATGGCCGATCTTGCGGGCGTGCGCGACATTCCCTCGGCTCATGCCGATTTCGACGTCGAGCCGAAGAGCGGCGGCCGGGTCCAGGTCACGGGCCGGGTCCGGGCCCGGGTCGGCCAGACCTGCGTGGTCACGCTCGATCCGATCGAGAGCGAGATCGACGAGGAGGTCGATCTGACTTTTGCGCCGGAGGCCGAGGCGCGGCGGCTGGAGGACCTGATCGAGGAAGGGCAGGACGACGAGGAGCCGCCGCAGGTCGCCGATCCGCCCGAGGCGATCGTCAACGGAATCATCGACCTCGGTCGCATCGCGACCGATGCGCTGTTCCTGGCGATCGATCCTTATCCCCGCAAGCCAGGTGCCGTGTTCGAGGCGGAGGTCACCGCACCCGATCCCGAGGACCATCCGTTCGCGGCGCTCAAGGCGCTTCAGGACAACCAGCAGGGCAAGAAGAAAGGCAAATAGCTGGGCATTCCCCCGTAAGAGCGCTGTCCTGTGTGGTGTGAGCTGCTTGCCGGACCGGTTTGAAAGGCTGGCTTATCCATCTGATTATTATGATATTTCTGTGGATTTGAGGGGCGGGCGGCAGATCGTCCTTAGTCCAAAAGGCTGGGGGCAAGAGGTTGTTTCAGGATAGCAAAACGCTATTGTCGCGCCCCGGTCAGGGTGCGGCGTGGCGCTTGGCCGGTCGCCATGTCCATGGCGTACCCATTTTGCGGCCGGCTCGTTCAAGACCGCACCAGACCAGGTTTCCGGGACTTCTATGCCAAGCAAGGTTCGCATCGCGCTGGACGCCATGGGGGGCGATGACGGCGCTGCCGTGGTTATTCCAGGCGCAGCCATTTCGCTCGCGAGGCATCGGGACACCGAATTCCTGCTGGTCGGGGACCGCGCCCGGATCGAGCCCGAGCTCGACCGGCACCCCGAGTTGAAGTCCGTTTCGAGGATCGTCCATACGGACGTCGCCGTCAGCGGCTCGGACAAGCCGAGCCAGGCCCTGCGGCGCGGCCGCAAGACCTCGTCGATGTGGCTCGCGATCGATGCGGTCAAGAAGGGGGAGGCCGATGTCGCGGTCTCCGCCGGTAATACCGGCGCGCTGATGGCGATGGCCCGGTTCCACCTGCGCACGCTGCGCGGCATCGACCGCCCGGCCATTTCAGCGATTTGGCCGACCCAGCGCGGCCAGTCCGTCGTGCTCGATCTCGGCGCCACGATCGGCGGCGATGCGCGCCATCTGGTTGCGCTCGCGGTGATGGGCGCAGCCATGGTGAGCGTGGTGTTCGACAAGAAGCGCCCCACGGTCGGCCTGCTCAATATCGGCACCGAGGAGATCAAGGGGCACGAGGAGATCCGCGAGGCCGGCGAGATCCTGCGCGCGATGAACCTGCCGGAACTCGAATATATCGGCTTCGTCGAGGGTGACGGCATCGGCAAGGGCGTGGCCGACGTGATCGTGACCGAGGGCTACAGCGGCAACATCGCGCTCAAGGCCGCCGAAGGAACCGCCCGCCAGATGGCGGAATTACTCCGCAACGAGATTCAGCGGAGCTGGCTGTCCAAGCTTGGCTATCTCTTTGCCCGCAATGCCTTCCAGGCCCTGCGCGACAAGATGGACCCGAACAAGTCGAATGGCGGCGTGCTGCTGGGTCTCAACGGACTGGTGGTCAAGAGCCACGGCGGAATCAACGCCGAAGGCTTTGCCTATGCGATCGATGTTGGCTATGAGATGGCTCACTACGATCTCCTGAACAAGATCAATCAGATGCTCAACCGCGAGGGTGGTGCACTCAATTCCGTGCAGACCGCGCAGGAGGCTGTTTCGTGACTCAAATTCGTTCGGTCGTGCTGGGCTGCGGCTCTTATTTGCCGGAGCAGGTGGTGACCAACGCCCAGTTGGCAGCGCGTATCGACACGTCCGACGAGTGGATCGTGCAGCGCACCGGCATTCGCGAACGGCACATTGCCGCCGAGGGAGAATTCACCTCGCATCTGGCGATCAAGGCGGCGCAGGCCGCGCTCGCGGATGCCGGCATGGACGCGCAGTCGATCGAACTGATCGTGCTCGCGACCTCGACGCCCGATAACACCTTCCCAGCAACCGCGGTCGCCGTGCAGCACGCGCTCGGCATCAATCATGGCGCGGCGTTCGATCTTCAGGCGGTGTGCTCGGGCTTCGTGTTCGCGCTCGCGACGGCCGACAATTTCCTGCGTACCGGCGCCTACAAGCGTGCGCTGGTGATTGGCGCCGAGACCTTCTCGCGCATCCTCGACTGGAATGATCGTGGTACCTGCGTGCTGTTCGGCGACGGCGCCGGCGCGGTCGTGCTCGAGGCGCAGGAACAGCCGGGCAAGGCTGCCACCGACCGTGGCGTGGTGACGACGCATCTGCGCTCGGACGGCCGGCACAAAGCAAAGCTGTTCGTCGACGGCGGGCCGTCCTCGACCCAGACGGTCGGTCACCTGCGCATGGAGGGTCGAGAGGTTTTCAAGCATGCGGTCGGCATGATCACCGACGTGATCGTCGACGCCTTCCAGGCGACAGGGCTCAATGCCGACAGCATCGACTGGTTCGTGCCGCACCAGGCCAACAAGCGAATCATCGACGCCTCCGCCCACAAGCTCCATATCGCTCCGGAGAAGGTGGTGCTGACCGTGGACCGCCACGGCAACACCTCGGCGGCCTCGATACCGCTGGCGCTATCGGTGGCGCGCAAGGACGGGCGCATCAAGCGCGGCGACATGGTTCTCCTGGAAGCCATGGGCGGCGGCTTCACCTGGGGCTCCGCGCTGGTGCGCTGGTAAAGCCACATCAGCTAAAAATTTGCCGGAATTTGCGCCTGATATCGATGCTTCTGCATTGATGAACGGTGTTGACCGCCGTATCGTAAGTTCATAATTTCAGACAACAATTGTTCGCCGTGATGTGGGGCAGGGCGATGACCGATCAAAGTAAAACCGTAACGCGTGTGGATCTCTGCGAGGCCGTCTACCAGAAGGTGGGACTGTCGCGGACGGAATCGTCTGCGTTCGTGGAACTCGTGCTGAAGGAGATCACCGATTGCCTCGAGAAGGGCGAGACGGTGAAGCTGTCCTCGTTCGGCTCCTTCATGGTCCGCAAGAAGGGCCAGCGCATCGGTCGCAATCCGAAGACCGGCACCGAGGTGCCGATTTCGCCGCGACGGGTGATGGTATTCAAGCCATCGGCGATCCTGAAGCAGCGGATCAACGGCCAGCACCGTGCCAATGGCGATGCCAGCAAGGCGCAACCCGAGGCGTAATCCGCCTGTCGGAAAAGGATTGGGCATTTGGACAAGGCGCCGGATGCGTTCCGAACCATCAGCGAAGTAGCGCAGGAACTCGACATTCCGCAGCACGTGCTGCGGTTCTGGGAGACCCGCTTCTCCCAGATCAAGCCGATGAAGCGCAGCGGCGGCCGTCGCTATTACCGCCCCGACGATGTCGACCTGCTCAAGGGCATCCGCCGGCTGCTCTACGGCGAGGGCTACACCATCCGCGGGGTGCAGCGGATCCTGAAGGAGCATGGCGTCAAATCGGTGCAGGGCCTGGCCGATGGCGCAGCCGCAGTCTCGTTCGGGGCGATCGAGGATGCCATCGGCGCGAGCCTGATGGAGCCGGACGACGAGCCGCCCATCAAGGGCATCACGGATGCCGACGATGACGACTATCAGGGCGACGAGGAGGAAGGCATCGACTTCCGCTTCACCGAGGTCGACGACGAGGACATCCTCACCACCTTCCGCAAAGGTGGCGCGCCCGCCGCGCCGGCCGGTCCCAGCGCGCTGGACCGGGAACGGCTGGGACGGGCGCTTGCCGATCTGGTCGCCTGCCGGGACATGCTGGACCAGGCGCTGAAGGACGGCTGACGGCGCTTTTCCTTTGGCTATGCGGGCAGTTCCGGACGGCTTTGGGCGAACACACCAAAATGGTGCGGCTCGCCTTGCGTAAAGCGTCGATCCTAGCTAATGGAACGACGTTCGGAGCGTGGCGCAGCCCGGTTAGCGCACTAGTCTGGGAGACTAGGGGTCGGAGGTTCAAATCCTCTCGCTCCGACCATTTTCTTCAGAGAAGGTCTGATGCTTGCGCGATCGCCGATCGGCAAGTGATCCGCGGTATTTGTCAGTGGCTGGCGCTCAGCAACCGGTCGGGCGGTCACTGCTGCTCCGCGCCGGCTTTACTGCGAGTCCAAATCGGGACGGCAAAGGCAAGTTGATACTGTCCCATCGTGTCCACGAACGAGGCTTGCGCGCTCTGCAGGCGTTTGGTCAGCCCGGCGACATTCAGGTCCAGGGTTGCATCGGCGGCTAAAAGCGACATCGAGACGCACGCAATTGTCCCCGCGATGCCGATAGCCTTCCATTCTCGTGATTGAGTCATCTTACTTGCTCATGTATTTACTGTCCTTTCGGAATTCAACCCCTCCACTGCACGGCGCGCGCACGCGTTGTTGAACTGCGACGGTTCGGTCACGCCGTGGCGCGTGTCGTCCTGGCCGCTCGCGAATCGATTGCGGCTTCTGCCGGCCGCCAACTATTTCAAAAAGCCCACCACCATCCGCGTCGTCTCATCGACCAGCGTTTGCACCATCTTGTCCGGCGGCATCTCGGCCTGGTTCAGCACGATGTTATGCGCGACGGCTTCGATGGCGCTGACGCAGATGAAGGTCGCGACATCGAGGTCGATCCTGCGCATCTCCTTGCGGCGGCTGTCGAGATAGGCGCGCACGAGGGTGTGGACCTCGCGGTTGAAGGCTTCGACGTCGAGCTTGCCCGCGCGCGGAATCTGCTCGGCAAGCACGCGGTGCAGTTCGGGGTTGATGCGGTGCGCTGCGACCGCGACGGTGACGAGGCGGCGCACGGCTTTCTCGATTGGCAAATCGGCGACCTCGATGAGCGTCGCGCGGACCAGCCCCATGATCTCCTCGTTGTGACGATCGATCACGGCGGCGACGAGCGCCTCCTTGCTCGGGAAATATTGATACAGCGAGCCGACGCTGACGCCGGCGACCTCGGCGATCCGGTTGGTGCTCGTCTTCTCAAAACCGTCCTTGACCAGAATGCGAGCGGTTGCCTCCACCAACGCGTCGACGGTGGCGCGCGATCGCTCCTGCGAGGCTTTTTTCCGGGGTGTTGTAGGTGGTTTGCGGGCCACGACCTTGTGATCTGAACGCGAGTAGGAAAAGCGAGTGAATGCTCGCATTATATCGGCAAGCGGCGGCTGGTCAGCAAGTCTCTTTGTCGCCGCCGTCGGATGAGCCAGATGGGGATGTGGCCATGAGCGTTGCCAGGATCGTATCCGCCCTGCAGTTTTGCCCGGTCGGTTGCGTGTTCAGTCCGCCGGCCCGGCGCGATCCCGCGCCGAGCCTGCAAAGTCGCTTGTTCAATTTGCTGCTCCGGCAACTTCCGTACAAGCAGCAGCTCGCCTCCGCCGAAGCCGTGCAGGCACATGTGCAGAAGCTCGCGCTGGAGCCTGCAACGTTCGAGCCGACGGGTTTGGGGCGGGGCGTCGAGGCGACGCTGACCAAGATGGGCGGATGGCCGGTTTATTACACCGCGCCGTCGTCGGGCCATGAGGGCTGCAACTTCGTCATGTTCCTGCATGGCGGCGGCTACATCAACGAGATCGTGCCGGCGCATTGGCGCTTTGTCGGCGAGATGACGCGCAAGGCAGGCGTCGTCTGCGTCGTGCCGATCTACCCGCTGGCGCCGCGCGCCACCGCGAAGGATGTCGTGCCTGCGACGGCCGAGCTGTTGCGGATGCTGCTGGAGGACGCCGGGCCGGCAAAGGTCACGGTGGTCGGCAATTCGGCGGGCGCGGGTCTTGCGCTTGCGGCGTGCCAATGGCTGCGCGACCGCGGCCACCGCCAGCCGAACCGGCTGATGCTGATCTCGCCTGGAGCCGACGCGTCTGTCAGCCGCCCCGAGCAAGCGGAGATCGCCGCGCACGATCCGATCCAGGACATTCCTGGCATCATCGAGGCCGGGCGGCTCTATGCCGGTGAGCTCGATGTCGGCCATCCCTTCGTCAGCCCGCTCAACGGCGCATTCCGATCGCTCGCGCCGATGACGATTTTTTCGGGCACGCGCGATCTGCTCTACCCTGATAGCGTCGATATCGCCGCGCGAGCACGCGCCGCCGGCGTGCCGGTCGAGTTGCATCTGTGGCGCGACCAGCCGCACAATTACGCGCTGATGCCGACGCCGGAGGGCCGGCGGGCGCGTGCGATGATTTTGGGGGCGGTGGCTTAAAGAAAGAGCGTGACTGGTGTCACGCTGCGCGCAGCCTCGCGAGCGCTTGCGCCGGTGGTGCCCGCACGAAGGCTGATGCGGCCCCCGGGGCGTCTCCTCGATGTCAATAGTTTTGCGGGGCCTTAGGCGTGTCCCTTGATCTCGTAATGGCCCGGCACGCATTTGTAGCGCTCGAGGCGCCAATTGGCGTGATAGAGCGGATGCTCGTCCATCCATTTTGCGAGCGGAGCCTGCGCACCGACTGCACATGCCATCATCGACATGTCGGGCGTCATGTTGCTGTCGGTCACGATTTCCTCGACACAGCTGCCCGAAGCAGCAGCGCCGAGCCGGCAGAGCACGGCAACGACGGTTATGAACATTCCAGTCACCTCATCGGTAGTTTCGACCACGAGGAGGATGCAAGCCGAGTGCCACAGCCTGTGTCGAAAACGACACGCTGGCTGGGCCTGCTCGCCCCAGTGCCCCATTTGACGATTCGGATTGTAAAAAAATTGCCCCTAAACCGAAGCCGGACAAATACGGGAACCGCAAGAGAATCGCCCCGTAGGAATGCTGGATTTCAGGGGCAGCGCCGCGCCGCCAGCGCTTCTCACGACCCGCGCAGCCGATAGGCTCACGTATCGTGGACACCCGCCGAAAGAGCAGGGCGCCACGAGGTTTTTGGAAACGCGAGGGCAGACCATGAAGGCACGACCGACCGGCGTGATTCCGCCGATGACGACACCGTTCCGGAAAGATGGCGAGATCGACACCAAGCAAGTGGCGCCCCAGGTCGACTGGATGATCGGCGCCGGCGCGCATGGCGTCGCGGCCGGGGGCTCGACCGGCGAGGGGCACACGCTCGACCATGAGGAGTATCGCGACCTGATGGACGCGACGGTTGAGGCGGTGAAAGGCCGCATTCCCGTCATCGCCGGCATCATCGTCGATTCCACCCGCGATGCGATCCGCCGCGGCAAGCTTGTGCGGGACATGAATGTCGCAGCGCTCCAGGTCACGCCGGTGCACTATCTGTTCAAGCCGGATGACGAGGCGATGGTGGCGCATTTTCGCGCCATGGCGGATGAAACCGGCATGCCCATCATCATCTACAATGTGGTGCCGTGGTCCTACCTGTCGCCGGCGCTGCTGACGCGGATCATGACCGAGGTGCCGCTGGTGGTCGGCGTCAAGCAGAGCGCGGGCGATCTCAAGCTGTTTGCGGATCTCATGATGATGGCGCCGGACAAGCTGATCTACAGCGCGGTCGATGCGCTGATGTATCCGTCCTACACGCTCGGAGCCCACGGCTCGATCGCCGCGATCCTGACCGCTGCGCCGCATGCCTCCGTGGCGTTGTGGAATGCGGTGAGGGCGGGGGACCATCCGCGTGCGCTCGAGCTGCACAAGAAGCTGCTGACATTGTGGAACGCGATCATTGCGGACAATCTGCCGGCCTGCACGCGCTACGCGCAGACGCTGCAGGGCCTGCCCAGGACCTATCCGCGTGCGCCGATGCCGGAGGCCTCACCCGCGCAGCAAGCGGTGATCCGCAAGGCGCTGGAAGCGCTCGGCGCGCTGGACGGGCGGCAGATCGAGGCGGCTGAATAGTCCGCGCGCCGAAATAACCAATGTCGAGACACAGCGCCGATCCGCTTTTACCTGCGGATGCGGCGCTGCTACATTTTGCGCGCGCCGCAGGCGCGGCGCGCCAACGACGAAGAAACAGTCCGACGAGGGGAGGGGCCGAAAGTCCCATGAAGGAATTTGCTGGAAAGATCGCTGTCATCACCGGTGGCGGCACGGGCATGGGACGGGAGCTCGCGCGGCAGCTCGTGGCCGAGGGCTGCAACGTCGCGATGTGCGACGTCTCGGAAGCCGCGATGGCCGAGACCAAGCGGCTGTGCGAGGCCGAGAAGCTGCCGCAGGGCCTGCGCGTGACGACCCATGTCGCCGACGTCTCGATCGAGGATCATCTCAAGCGTTTTCGCGATGAGCTCGCCGAGCAGCAGGAGACGGACAAGATCCATCTGCTGTTCAACAATGCCGGCATCGGCGGTGGCGGCAGCCTGTTCACCAACACGCGCGAGCAGTGGGAGCGCACCTTCAACATCTGCTGGGGCGGCGTCTATCTCGGCGTCCGCACCTTCCTGCCGATGCTGGTTGCGGCGGACGAGGCCCACATCATCAACACCGCCAGCGTCAACGGCTTCTGGGCTTCGATCGGCATGGGCCAGGCGCACACCGCCTACAGCTCGGCGAAATTCGCGGTGAAGGGATTCACCGAAGCGCTGATCAACGATCTTCGCCTGCACGCCCCGCATGTCAAATGCTCGGTTGTGATGCCCGGCCATGTCGGCACCTCGATCGTCTCCAATTCGCGCAAGGTACAGAGCGGCGACGGGTCGGAGCGGCTCAGCGCCGAGGAGGTCGCGCTGACCCGCAAACGCATGATCGCGGCCGGGGTGCCAGATGCTGACAAAATGTCGGACGAGGACATCCAGTCGGTGTTCGTCGAGCGCGCCCGCAGCTTCCTCGAGGATGCACCGACGACCGCGGCACAAGCGGCCAAGATCATCCTGGATGGCGTCAAGTCAGAGCGGTGGCGCATTCTTGTGGGGGATGACGCAAAGCGTCTCGACGAACGCGTACGCGCGACGCCCGAGCAGGCCTATGACCGCGCGTTCTACGAAAGCTTTACCCAGGAGGTCGGCTGGCGGCTTGGCTGACTCTCGGTCGCGGAGATCATCAGTAAAGCAGCGTAAGTAGGTATGATCATCGTCATCGCAAGGGGCGCGCAAACATTTTACTCAGGTATTTGCGGCCGTCCCTTGCCTATCTTTACAGGCCCATGACGAAACGGAATGTTACGCATGCAACGATATTCCCGCGTTCAAGCGATGGTGATCTCGAGCGGGTCTCATTCGGCGCAGCGCTGCTTGGTCGGTGAACTAAAATAGTTTAGTGAATCAGGAGTAATGCCACGATAGAGCGTCGCTCCGATGATACCCGCATGCCTCTCCGACGACTTCATCCTCTGCCCGGAGAGAGAGGATATCTCCGCTGAGTTCACCCGGCTGCTGACCGCGGCACAAGAGGGTGGCGCTACCATCGCCGAATGCCTGATGATCGCGCGGCAGCTCAAGCGCGGCGACGAACAGTCCTGGCATCGCGAGTGGAAGAAGCTGGCCCAGGCCAACAGGCATCGGGCCGAGGCGGCATTCGCCGAGGGCCACATGGTCACCGCGCAGCGCAATTGGCTGCGTGCGATGAACTATTACGGTGCGGCCGCGATGCCGCTCGATCCTGCAGACGAGCGCCGCTGGGTCGCGGTGCTCGCGATGCAGGAATGCGCCCGCCGTTTCCTTAACGCACGCCGGCCTGCCGGCGAGGTCGTGACAATCCCCTGGGTCGAAGGGCATTCGCTGCAGGGCTATTTCCTGCCTGCGCCCGCGACGAACGGTCGCGCTCCGACCGTGATCTGCATCGGCGAGCCCGGACAACGCAAGGAGGAGTTCCTGGTCAAGCTTGCGCCGCATGCGCGCGAGCGCGGATTCTCGATGCTGGCGCTCGATCTGCTCGGGGACGAGCGCGACGATTACGTGGACGTGTTGCTGCAGCGTCGGGATATCGAGAGTTCGATTGCCAGCGCCATGGATTACCTGGAGCTGCGCGGCGATGTCGATTTCGATCGCGTGGCGATCGTGGCCGACGGGTGGGGCTCTTCGTTCGTTGCGCGCGCCGTATTGCAGGAGCCGCGGTTTGCCGCGGCGGTCTGCGATGGTGGTCTGTGGGATCTGCACGAGCGGTCGTTCTTCGCCAGCCGCTTTGCCATGACGGATCTCAGCATCGTCCCGGTGCCGCATGCGCCGCTGATGGCTTCGAGTGCCGAATGCCCGGTGCTGATCACGCTCGGCGAGGACGGTTGGCTCGAGGCCGACCGGGCGCAACAGATCGTGCAGAAATCCCGGCTCGGCAGTTCCGACATCGTGTTGAAAGTGTTCACCGCAGCGGAGACTGGCGCGGCTCAGGCGCATGCCGACAATCCGAGCCTTGCCAACGAATACATCTTCGACTGGCTCGAATCCCATCTCGGCGCCGCCGGCAAGCGAATCTGAACGCGGCCTTCGAGCCGACAGGAGCCTCAGAAGTCCAGTGAGATCCTGATGCAGGCTTTCTCGAGCCGGCTCTTCAGCGTTGCGAGCTTGGCAGTGAACTCGGTCAGCTCGTTCTCGTCGAACTCCTGGAAGACGAATTCACGAATCGTCTTGTACTGCTCGTTGAGGCTCGCGATGTGCTTCTGCGTCTTCTCGACCAGCGACAGCCGTACCACGCGGGCATCGGTCGGCGAGGGGCGGCGGCGCAAGAGGCCCTTCTTCTCCAGCAGCTTGGACTGGGTGGTGACGAAGGATGGGTCGACGTGAAGCAGCTTGGAGACCACGTTGATGGGCACGCCATCGTCCTTGTCGAGGTCGGAAATCGCCATCAGGATCAGCCATTGCGGTCCGCTGATGCCGAGCGTCCTGGCCCAGAACTGACGCAGCTCCTCCAGGTACATGTTGATCGAGGATATCTCCCAGGTAAATCGCCTGATGATATCGAGATTGCCGGCGGAGCGGAGGCGCGCCCCTTCT
This genomic interval from Bradyrhizobium guangzhouense contains the following:
- a CDS encoding beta-ketoacyl-ACP synthase III — translated: MTQIRSVVLGCGSYLPEQVVTNAQLAARIDTSDEWIVQRTGIRERHIAAEGEFTSHLAIKAAQAALADAGMDAQSIELIVLATSTPDNTFPATAVAVQHALGINHGAAFDLQAVCSGFVFALATADNFLRTGAYKRALVIGAETFSRILDWNDRGTCVLFGDGAGAVVLEAQEQPGKAATDRGVVTTHLRSDGRHKAKLFVDGGPSSTQTVGHLRMEGREVFKHAVGMITDVIVDAFQATGLNADSIDWFVPHQANKRIIDASAHKLHIAPEKVVLTVDRHGNTSAASIPLALSVARKDGRIKRGDMVLLEAMGGGFTWGSALVRW
- a CDS encoding dihydrodipicolinate synthase family protein, which translates into the protein MKARPTGVIPPMTTPFRKDGEIDTKQVAPQVDWMIGAGAHGVAAGGSTGEGHTLDHEEYRDLMDATVEAVKGRIPVIAGIIVDSTRDAIRRGKLVRDMNVAALQVTPVHYLFKPDDEAMVAHFRAMADETGMPIIIYNVVPWSYLSPALLTRIMTEVPLVVGVKQSAGDLKLFADLMMMAPDKLIYSAVDALMYPSYTLGAHGSIAAILTAAPHASVALWNAVRAGDHPRALELHKKLLTLWNAIIADNLPACTRYAQTLQGLPRTYPRAPMPEASPAQQAVIRKALEALGALDGRQIEAAE
- a CDS encoding integration host factor subunit alpha, whose translation is MTDQSKTVTRVDLCEAVYQKVGLSRTESSAFVELVLKEITDCLEKGETVKLSSFGSFMVRKKGQRIGRNPKTGTEVPISPRRVMVFKPSAILKQRINGQHRANGDASKAQPEA
- a CDS encoding YceD family protein; the encoded protein is MNRSITGAGPDPWRSPVMVAQIPDTGLHRELEASEAERRAMADLAGVRDIPSAHADFDVEPKSGGRVQVTGRVRARVGQTCVVTLDPIESEIDEEVDLTFAPEAEARRLEDLIEEGQDDEEPPQVADPPEAIVNGIIDLGRIATDALFLAIDPYPRKPGAVFEAEVTAPDPEDHPFAALKALQDNQQGKKKGK
- a CDS encoding MerR family transcriptional regulator codes for the protein MDKAPDAFRTISEVAQELDIPQHVLRFWETRFSQIKPMKRSGGRRYYRPDDVDLLKGIRRLLYGEGYTIRGVQRILKEHGVKSVQGLADGAAAVSFGAIEDAIGASLMEPDDEPPIKGITDADDDDYQGDEEEGIDFRFTEVDDEDILTTFRKGGAPAAPAGPSALDRERLGRALADLVACRDMLDQALKDG
- a CDS encoding alpha/beta hydrolase fold domain-containing protein: MSVARIVSALQFCPVGCVFSPPARRDPAPSLQSRLFNLLLRQLPYKQQLASAEAVQAHVQKLALEPATFEPTGLGRGVEATLTKMGGWPVYYTAPSSGHEGCNFVMFLHGGGYINEIVPAHWRFVGEMTRKAGVVCVVPIYPLAPRATAKDVVPATAELLRMLLEDAGPAKVTVVGNSAGAGLALAACQWLRDRGHRQPNRLMLISPGADASVSRPEQAEIAAHDPIQDIPGIIEAGRLYAGELDVGHPFVSPLNGAFRSLAPMTIFSGTRDLLYPDSVDIAARARAAGVPVELHLWRDQPHNYALMPTPEGRRARAMILGAVA
- a CDS encoding outer membrane protein assembly factor BamE, with the protein product MTTTNQTSLRATPRRSLYARWRGLRMLAAVTLVGAALAGCTGEQFQKGYILPPGALEQIPIGASQDQVLIVMGTPSTVATLDGEVFYYISQRSERPVAFMNQKVVDQRVIAIYFDKNRRVRRLANYGLQDGKIFDSISRTTPTSGQEMSYLAPLFKLLSFN
- a CDS encoding TetR/AcrR family transcriptional regulator, whose amino-acid sequence is MEATARILVKDGFEKTSTNRIAEVAGVSVGSLYQYFPSKEALVAAVIDRHNEEIMGLVRATLIEVADLPIEKAVRRLVTVAVAAHRINPELHRVLAEQIPRAGKLDVEAFNREVHTLVRAYLDSRRKEMRRIDLDVATFICVSAIEAVAHNIVLNQAEMPPDKMVQTLVDETTRMVVGFLK
- a CDS encoding ubiquinol-cytochrome C chaperone family protein, which translates into the protein MLWPFNHFRKPRLALAGTIEAIYGMIVTQAREPKFYRDLGVPDTVNGRFDLLLLHLWLLLRRLRTVAQGGAELSQGLFDRFCEDMDDNLREMGVGDQTVPKRMRAFGEAFYGRVQAYDQAIAAGTEALAQAICKNILNGAGLDQARRLAAYAIAADADLGQAGDAALLQGSFRFPAPLREDETS
- the plsX gene encoding phosphate acyltransferase PlsX, which translates into the protein MPSKVRIALDAMGGDDGAAVVIPGAAISLARHRDTEFLLVGDRARIEPELDRHPELKSVSRIVHTDVAVSGSDKPSQALRRGRKTSSMWLAIDAVKKGEADVAVSAGNTGALMAMARFHLRTLRGIDRPAISAIWPTQRGQSVVLDLGATIGGDARHLVALAVMGAAMVSVVFDKKRPTVGLLNIGTEEIKGHEEIREAGEILRAMNLPELEYIGFVEGDGIGKGVADVIVTEGYSGNIALKAAEGTARQMAELLRNEIQRSWLSKLGYLFARNAFQALRDKMDPNKSNGGVLLGLNGLVVKSHGGINAEGFAYAIDVGYEMAHYDLLNKINQMLNREGGALNSVQTAQEAVS